A stretch of the Planktothricoides raciborskii GIHE-MW2 genome encodes the following:
- a CDS encoding COP23 domain-containing protein codes for MNRNHFISGLTLGLLLTGCQGVQVQNNQASFNAINPISAKPNVRFMCSEGKDPETQQSLPTTYALINDSKKAIIRWESDRFANAGWQRYKRCTEVASRLEKVYNSNTLNLITTGTINSQPVICTTAAAGGDCQDLLITLKPEDDGLGIVKELGEILNGRLLETESKPDGQGQKIYMQVDVDRFAQIPTFQED; via the coding sequence ATGAACCGAAATCATTTTATTTCAGGGTTGACATTGGGATTATTGTTAACTGGCTGTCAAGGGGTGCAAGTGCAGAATAATCAAGCCTCGTTTAATGCCATAAATCCTATATCGGCTAAACCGAATGTTCGGTTTATGTGCAGTGAGGGAAAAGATCCAGAAACTCAGCAGAGTTTGCCGACGACTTATGCTTTGATTAATGATAGCAAAAAAGCGATTATTCGTTGGGAAAGCGATCGCTTTGCTAATGCCGGTTGGCAGAGATATAAGCGGTGTACAGAAGTGGCCTCTCGGCTGGAAAAAGTCTACAACAGTAATACATTAAATCTGATCACTACTGGGACGATTAATAGTCAACCTGTGATTTGCACGACTGCGGCGGCGGGGGGCGATTGTCAGGATTTACTGATTACTTTGAAACCAGAAGATGATGGGTTAGGCATTGTTAAAGAATTGGGTGAAATTCTCAATGGTCGCTTGTTAGAAACTGAGAGCAAACCGGATGGTCAAGGGCAAAAAATTTATATGCAGGTTGATGTCGATCGCTTTGCCCAAATTCCCACTTTTCAGGAGGATTGA